The sequence TAATATTGCCAACAATCTCATATGCAAATGGTGGCATTTATGGTAGCAGATGAAGACTCATGCAAGCGAAGGCCAATAAATGTTACTCTTTTGGGGTACAGCGTGGTACAAACGATCTTTAGTTTGTTCATCCATCACATATCATTATGAAGAAAGATCTAGTGCTACAACCTTCTTCCCCAACGCATGGCATGTGCTTTCTTCAGCTCAGAGTGGGTCCTGCATGGTCCCGCACATTAATTCATGAAACTTTGCAGACAGTGCAATATGTAGAGGGTTAAGTACAATTTGGTCCCTCAATTGTACTACTTTTGCATTTTTACCCTCAAACTACAAAACCCattatattcataatttataatattgaaaCTTTTCGATAAATTTTCAggaaatttttatgttttaaacacattaaaataaaatttagttccCAAGTAGATATGAATATAATTTCCATTCTTTTCGATCTCAAGTAGatacatataattttcataatatttactgaattttttgatattcttgcataatttctataaaaattccTATTAtaatatctacatcaaatcattcacaatttgattaaaaaaattcataattttcataaaaatttctaaaattttcataaatttccatagaaattttaaaaatatctatgatttttaatttttttcaataaaaaatatttataaatattattttagtaaaattttttgccaaattaatattattgatttttttttaccatttaattgttttccaataattaggcaaataaaaaaaaattcacattaacATATAATGTCAAAAGTTACGTTACATAAGTCTATCTatcatatttttagaaaaaaatagtaTCACAAGTTACAAGTTTATCTGCCTATTACtattctttttataataataaatttaatatttatataaatattataaagtagataaaaattaaaacgtctataaaaattgaaagatatgcaGTAACTATATTTTCTGCAAACtaagattcaaaatttcaatattgatgaaatttatttaatacatgcaaatttaatttttaaatattcatatGATGCTATATTAAAGAGATATATCTTTCAATAATTACTtcttatatttcatatttaaaaataagaaCGAGAAATATACAAACAATTCTCAACCACGAAAGGGATCTTTATAGTATCAAAATgatatctataaaatataatattattataataattgttctatatgtcttaattaataaatagttttattaaatatattccttttttattttctttattaatagcattatatttttatctattaacatttattataaattgattgattaagataactattatatttattcaatatttttacaattttaatagtcaattttgtaattaattaattaaataaattagttttaaaatttcaataaaaattttcatttttaaaataaatttctatcaaattttattattttttttatcaatttcaatcaatatccgataattttggatattttcataaatatttttatattttagattctcaatatttctattgatattaaaattttaaactgaTTACATTTATCTATGTACTACCATTTTTCCTGCCAATTCAATTCAATCATCCGATTATCTCTAATAATTTAGACAAAATTAGGCTTGTATAcagttcaaaaataatataaaataggacaaaataaataaataaataaaacttctaAACAAAGttacataaattggatatatgtttaatttcatcaaattcatattCTAAACGGCCTAATTTGATTTAACTATGTGGAAACTAATAGTTGAACCTCTCCAAcaaaatgacaaattaaatatcaaacGGTAGAGAGGAAGCTCCACCAGCCTTACCTGCCAAACAGAACCTTTATGAAAAGCTTAATTCTTCGTATtagaaaaagaatattatttgtcaCTATTTAatactttcaaatatttaatcttACATTCATAAGCAATGAACTCTTAACCATCAGACCTATAGGAAGtagtagacctggcaatttggatcatgacatgGTGACatgactcgaaaacgacacggaataaatgagtttggatttattataaatgggtttggatcataatcggatcaacccgtttaatacgattattaatcgtgtcattttcgggttgacctgtttaattcgaaattgacccgttacaacccatttattaaacgtgtcagtttcaacccgacacgattatatacctattataacctatttaaatttaaatttaatttaatattttatcactaatataatatttaataactaaaaaattttataaattaaaaattttataaaaataattttctattactaattttttaaaaacaaaaaatacatctttaataaaacaaaaacataaaaataaaaaataaaaaaaaaaaaaatttcggattaataggttaattttcgaattaacgggttaataggttaattttcgggttaataggtcaatttcaggttaacgggttaataggtcaacacgacccgttaaaataatcgtgttaaacggatcGTGTCGTGTTaccctgtttataaacaggtcgggttagtgttttaggtacctgacacgattaataaatggatcgtgttcgggttaggcatttttgacacgattattaaacgggttgacacgaacacgacccaccaacacgaattgccaggtataggaAGTAGTAAACTTGAggattgattttgtttttaatttatacaatGCTCAAAGATTTGGAACACAAAAGTGAAACGCAAGACGAATGATATGTGCTAATTCTAGAAAATAGAAACAAAGAGGAGCTCTAACAATGATTCAACAACAAAAAACTATCAATTATCCCACTAAAACTCTGCTGAACCAGGTGTCCGAGGGAAAGGAATAGCGTCTCTTATATTCTCTACTCCAGTTGCAAATTGTACAAGCCTTTCAAAACCCAAACCGAACCCCGCATGCGGAACTGAAGAACAACAAAACAGAATACTAAAAAATATACAAGTATAGCTCAAAACAGAATTCAACATTGTGAAAGTGCCAAACCATTCAGCAGCCTGCAACTTGGAAAAAAACTGTTACAAGAGTTGAAAACAGTTCCTAACCTGAACCATATCGACGTAAATCAAGATACCACCAGTAGCTGTCCTTATTCAGCTTCAAATCATCTAGTCTAGCTTCTAGATATTCGAGTCGTTCTTCTCTTTGGCTTCCACCAATAAGCTCGCCAATCTGGAAAACAGTTAGCAAAATGGAGCCAAGATCAACAATGTTGGGTGTCATGGAGCCGCAACAACAAAGCCCATCTCCAGAGCAACATATACTTGTACATGTTGCAGAATCTCATGACCTAATTATCTCCTATATGCCTTAATCCactcattttctttccttttagaACAATTGCTCTGTTATCTCCTCCATTCATAATTTTGATCAATGCAAATAATGAATCAATACATTTTCATAGTCCATACAACTAAATCTAACAAATTACTTGGTAGCTTGATTTTCACCctctaaaataaatttcaaatggaaaatTTCTTTATCTATTTAGAATCAGTacttactgaaaaaaaaaataaaaataaatagaatttacCTGAGGAACCAACAAATCCATGGCCGCAACAGTTTTCCCATCGTCATTTTGCCTCATATAGAATGCTTTGATCTCctgaaatttaatattgaatagCTTCAGAATAAGTTATATGGAATTAAATGTCAATCTTGGTTTTTCCCTCCTGAAAATTGGGAAAAAGAGATGACTGCATGCCTTTGGATAGTCTCTGATTATTACAGGACATCCTCTAAATGCCTTTTCAGTTATATATCGTTCATGCTCACTCTGCAAATCACATCCCCACTTCACCTACAAGtagatatttaagaaatattcaGAGTATGACAAACAGCGCATCGTGAAGGCACTATGACTAAcaataatactatatatatatattatataaatataaaaccaataataagaataaaaatacaatGGCTGATGCACAAGCATGCAATAGTTGTAATGCacaatttggtgttgaaaagATTCAATACAAAATAATTCCATAAATCTTCCATATTCCAGTGCTAGCAAAAGAACATGTTGCCAGAGAAAAAGCGAAGTCACCTAGCTCTAAAGTACACAAACACTTGGTTTGGCATACATAAGTAGAATGGGTCATAGGTCTTTGTTTTGCATAAATACAAAGAATGGGTCATAAGTTTTCTTGTAGCACTTTATCAAGAGGGGAATTAAGGAAACAGAAGAATATAGCAACATGGCTTTTTAGACTGGCTAAGATTCAAGAAAAGCATAAATTGCATTAGAAACCAATGATTTGTAAAATCTCCAATAATTGGTCATACCGGGAACTCAAATTTCTTATTTGCTTTTAGAAGAAGTTCAATAGCATCAGTATAAGTCACCTCTTCAAAGTCTCTCTCGGCCACTTCCTGTCAACAAGCAATAGAAggcaaaaaaagcaaaagactTGATCTTCTCACAACCAAACCTTAAAGTAGAGAATTACGTAAGAAACCAATACAGGAAAGCAAATATCTGAAGGATGAAGCTATGAAAAGGACAGAAAGAATAAGAAGGTTAAGTTACACTGAGAGCTCATACACTCAATCGATCAATTATTCCTTTCTCAATCCAAGTGTTGAAAAAGTCCATGTCTTCCTTGCAATTTTCCAGAACATATCTCACCTGCAGGCACAGCAGTAGCTGTTATGATCTTAATCAACTTTCCAAAACCAAGCTATCCCCCCTTACTGGGGGTTCTTTTAACAGACCTTTGGCTTAAGGAAAATGGCCATAAAATCAAGAAAAGAATCAGATAGGACTCTAAAATATGATGAATACCTCTCAATACATAAGACATCTAGAAATAGTGATGGTTGACAATAGTCATGAAAGATAACATACTACATACTGGAGATAGGCAGTTGCACAAGCCATGTCATCATTTAGATCAGCAAACGCTAGTTCAGGTTCAATCATCTtaacaaaaaggaaagaaaaaagaaattgtaagaTGCTTGATTACATAGCATATAAACGAAAGAGCCAAGCTTGGGAAAAGAGACAAATTAAGGAATTAGCAAAAACTTACCCAAAACTCAGCTAAGTGCCTAGAAGTGTTTGAATTTTCAGCACGAAATGTGGGACCAAATGTATACACCTGAAAATGATAACTAATGTCAAAAAGATTTAAGAGTCTCAATCAGCAGAAAAAGTATGATGAGGACCAACATGACATGAAGGACATACATCAGAAAGAGCAGTAGCATAGGTTTCAGCATTTAGCTGGCCTGAGACAGTTAAGAAAGCTGGTTTCCCAAAAAAATCCTGAGGTATGTAAGAATGAAAAGAAAGTTAAAAGCATGGTAATTCGCATGTTAGAAACCTTTTGAATTCGAAAATATAGAACactctaattaattaaaaacaatagccgccacccaaaaaaaaaaaaaaaaaaaaaaaaaaaaaagatctatgGATTAGGTTTGTTCACTTCCATGCCTCACTATATATCACTGACAAACAATGTGAACATAAGTTGACTCACCTTTGACCAATCAATTAACCCATCCTGTGTTTTTGGAATACCATCCATGGAAGAATGAACAGCATCTCTGGAGCTTGGCATCTATTTAAAATTAACAAGTCCATAGTTTACAAAAGCATAAAGCAAAAAGCACAAATGCAATGCAAGACTAAATGTTCTGATAAACAACCTCTCATAATCTGAAATCAATAAATGTATcatgcatatataaaaaatccatCTGTCTATATATCTTATAACAGTGTTTTCAAGTGTACCATAAAACAATCAAACAAGGAAGTAAAACAGCCATTCATGTCAAATTAAGATATTGTTCCCATGAAAACATACATACTCTTTCTATCAAGTGCAtgtattaaaggaaaaaaaaaaaaaaaaaatggaagaaatgaAGATGATATGAGCAAATAAGATGCAACATATCAACATATCAACATATCAAagctaattatattttcaaaatgtcagacaaaacaaaaaatataataaaaaaataatatttaagccATAGTGCGTACCAAAGTAGTAACACAAAACTGTTCACCTGCTCCTTCACAATCTGAGGCAGTAATAATAGGACTTGAGACCCAAACAAACCCATTTT comes from Ziziphus jujuba cultivar Dongzao chromosome 6, ASM3175591v1 and encodes:
- the LOC107404365 gene encoding asparagine--tRNA ligase, chloroplastic/mitochondrial, which gives rise to MAAMAAALAPATTSLRLKPYSTLRFFSFYPRTTITNTLTPPLLFPPILPRTFQFPSARRRLCSVISGALHSGEAVERTRPEPPEFAEKLRGERRVGEFRKKLRIADIKGGPDEGLERLGQTLFVQGWVRTIRIQSSVTFIEVNDGSCLSNMQCVMGSDAEGYDQVESGSITTGASLWVQGIVVASQGSKQKVELKVKKIVLVGNSDPSYPIQKKRVSREFLRTKAHLRPRTNTFGAVARVRNALAYATHKFFQENGFVWVSSPIITASDCEGAGEQFCVTTLMPSSRDAVHSSMDGIPKTQDGLIDWSKDFFGKPAFLTVSGQLNAETYATALSDVYTFGPTFRAENSNTSRHLAEFWMIEPELAFADLNDDMACATAYLQYVVRYVLENCKEDMDFFNTWIEKGIIDRLSEVAERDFEEVTYTDAIELLLKANKKFEFPVKWGCDLQSEHERYITEKAFRGCPVIIRDYPKEIKAFYMRQNDDGKTVAAMDLLVPQIGELIGGSQREERLEYLEARLDDLKLNKDSYWWYLDLRRYGSVPHAGFGLGFERLVQFATGVENIRDAIPFPRTPGSAEF